One genomic region from Microcystis panniformis FACHB-1757 encodes:
- a CDS encoding antitoxin, protein MQNLRQVSLLTSGQEQVLTIPPELALSSTEVLLRKEGHRLIIEPISSGSLISLLTTLPDITDNFPDIDEGLLPLDDITF, encoded by the coding sequence ATGCAAAATTTACGTCAGGTTTCTTTACTAACAAGTGGACAAGAGCAAGTATTAACTATTCCTCCTGAACTGGCCCTATCAAGTACAGAGGTTTTGTTACGCAAAGAAGGTCATCGCTTAATCATTGAGCCGATTTCTTCCGGTTCTCTAATTTCTTTGCTGACTACTTTGCCAGACATTACAGACAATTTTCCTGATATAGATGAAGGGTTGCTTCCCCTTGATGACATTACATTTTAG
- a CDS encoding type II toxin-antitoxin system VapC family toxin, translating into MTYQYLLDTNILSHLIRYPQGQVFQHIVDVGEESVCTSIIVACELRFGVVKSGSSRLVQQLERILEFLTVLPLESTVDKHYAVIRKHLEQAGTPIGPNDLLIAAHSLALDLTLVTANTREFERVPALKLENWLIDSVIIFGG; encoded by the coding sequence ATGACCTATCAATATCTGCTTGATACTAACATCCTATCACATTTGATCAGGTATCCCCAAGGTCAGGTTTTCCAGCATATTGTGGATGTCGGCGAAGAAAGCGTTTGTACGAGCATCATTGTGGCGTGTGAATTAAGATTTGGAGTGGTTAAAAGTGGTTCCTCCCGTCTGGTGCAGCAACTAGAACGCATCCTGGAGTTCTTGACAGTTTTGCCATTAGAATCAACTGTAGATAAGCACTATGCCGTAATTCGTAAACATTTGGAGCAAGCAGGAACCCCAATCGGTCCAAATGATTTACTGATTGCTGCTCATTCTCTAGCGCTTGATCTGACTCTTGTTACCGCAAATACTCGTGAATTTGAGCGTGTGCCTGCTTTGAAGTTAGAGAATTGGTTGATTGATTCTGTAATAATTTTTGGGGGATAA
- a CDS encoding glycosyltransferase, whose amino-acid sequence MTFFLLLVTSLSLIIWLYLILARGQFWLSNQKINPVTYPLTNYPKVSAIIPARNEADVLPISLTSLFNQDYQGEFSIILIDDQSSDDTGKVAQKIADKSHKSEQITIISGQPLEIGWTGKLWAMKQGITEATEKFAPDYFLFTDADIAHPPDNLTQLVTKAVQEKQALVSLMVLLRCDSFWEKFLIPAFVFFFEKLYPFPLVNNPNSPIAAAAGGCILIRRDILEKIGSIDILKQALIDDCSLAIAVKKYLQNHSENTEKSIWLGLTETTYSLRPYPDLASIWNMVARTAFTQLNYSTLWLIGTIFGMFLTYLAAPLGLIWGLVLKQTSIIIISTITLLLIALSYSPTLRLYKLSPLRALTLPLIALFYSLMTVDSALRYWRGQGGGWKGRVYPN is encoded by the coding sequence ATGACATTTTTCTTATTATTAGTTACTTCCCTATCGCTGATAATTTGGTTATATTTAATCTTAGCTAGGGGACAATTTTGGCTATCTAACCAAAAAATTAATCCTGTCACTTATCCCTTAACAAATTATCCAAAAGTCTCGGCAATTATCCCCGCACGAAACGAAGCCGACGTTTTACCTATCAGTTTAACTTCCCTCTTTAACCAAGATTATCAAGGCGAATTTTCGATTATTTTAATTGACGATCAAAGCAGTGATGACACGGGGAAAGTTGCCCAAAAAATTGCCGATAAATCTCATAAATCTGAACAGATAACTATTATTTCTGGACAACCTTTAGAGATAGGATGGACGGGTAAATTATGGGCAATGAAACAGGGAATAACAGAGGCTACCGAGAAATTTGCACCCGATTATTTTCTGTTCACCGATGCTGATATTGCCCACCCACCGGATAATTTAACCCAATTAGTTACTAAAGCAGTACAAGAAAAACAAGCTTTAGTTTCCCTGATGGTGTTGCTACGCTGTGACAGTTTTTGGGAAAAATTTCTCATTCCTGCCTTTGTTTTTTTCTTCGAGAAACTCTATCCTTTTCCCCTAGTTAATAACCCTAATTCCCCGATAGCTGCCGCCGCTGGGGGTTGCATTTTAATTCGCCGAGATATTCTAGAAAAAATTGGCAGTATTGATATTCTTAAACAAGCTTTAATTGATGATTGTTCTTTAGCGATTGCGGTTAAAAAATATCTGCAAAATCACTCCGAAAATACCGAGAAATCTATCTGGTTAGGATTAACAGAAACCACCTATAGTCTCCGTCCCTATCCCGATTTAGCCAGCATTTGGAATATGGTAGCCCGCACCGCCTTCACACAACTAAATTACTCAACACTTTGGTTAATCGGGACAATTTTCGGGATGTTTTTAACCTATTTAGCCGCTCCCTTGGGCTTAATCTGGGGACTGGTATTAAAACAAACATCAATTATCATAATTAGCACCATCACCTTATTACTAATCGCCCTTTCCTATAGCCCAACTTTAAGACTATATAAATTATCCCCCCTGCGGGCTTTAACTTTACCCCTAATTGCCCTCTTTTATAGTTTAATGACCGTTGATTCTGCCCTGCGTTATTGGCGCGGCCAAGGGGGAGGTTGGAAAGGGCGAGTTTATCCTAATTAG
- a CDS encoding NAD(P)/FAD-dependent oxidoreductase, whose amino-acid sequence MDYDVVIIGGGPAGGHCGRLLSEKGYRVLLVEQHSSWQDNNFSSAASPLEILEQFNLPETVVARFWKNIEIISTSIHHFWSSPQPLGVVFDFAKLREFLAAEVLRLGGEVRLGCRYLKYQQREDQLTVFLKSKGEKIETVTTRLLVDATGYARAVMYKHRREKPDFLKAVGIEYLITVPEVDYQKYQDNLVFFLGHKWSPKGYGWIFPMDNQQLKIGAAWLEGEHPYISEVKPLKSYITQIIQTYMNLSKYDIIDIHGSILEYSLNLQDIYYQEPNIIAIGDAVSTVNFLGGEGIRYAMKGAEIACQYMEEYLQGKSSSFAPYQQRMQEYFQPKWNLSDRLSRKVYLEYSDVRIDQGVSYLKYLSTQDIIDILFYYKFEKYTKGLGGFLLGKLRQWWHRIFPSQKPE is encoded by the coding sequence ATGGATTATGATGTCGTAATTATTGGGGGCGGACCAGCGGGAGGTCACTGTGGTAGATTATTAAGTGAAAAAGGTTATCGTGTTCTTTTGGTGGAACAACATTCTAGTTGGCAAGATAATAATTTTTCTAGTGCCGCTTCTCCTCTAGAAATTTTAGAACAATTCAATCTCCCCGAAACCGTAGTGGCTAGGTTTTGGAAAAATATCGAAATCATCTCTACCAGCATACATCATTTTTGGTCATCACCGCAACCTTTAGGGGTAGTTTTTGATTTTGCCAAGTTGCGAGAGTTTTTAGCCGCAGAAGTGCTGCGTTTGGGGGGAGAAGTTCGTTTAGGTTGTCGTTATCTGAAATATCAACAGAGGGAGGATCAGCTAACTGTTTTCTTGAAATCAAAAGGCGAGAAAATCGAGACAGTTACTACTCGTTTATTGGTTGATGCCACGGGATATGCTAGAGCAGTTATGTATAAACACAGACGAGAAAAACCTGATTTTCTAAAAGCAGTGGGCATTGAATATTTAATTACTGTGCCAGAAGTAGATTATCAAAAATATCAAGATAATTTAGTGTTTTTTCTCGGTCATAAATGGAGTCCTAAAGGTTATGGCTGGATTTTTCCTATGGATAATCAGCAATTAAAAATAGGAGCGGCTTGGTTAGAGGGAGAACATCCTTATATTTCTGAAGTTAAGCCTTTAAAAAGTTATATTACACAAATTATTCAAACCTACATGAATCTCTCTAAATATGATATAATCGACATTCATGGGTCTATTTTAGAATATTCGCTCAATCTGCAAGATATTTATTATCAAGAACCGAATATTATAGCGATTGGTGATGCTGTTTCTACGGTTAACTTTTTAGGAGGGGAAGGTATTCGCTATGCTATGAAAGGAGCCGAAATTGCTTGTCAATACATGGAGGAATATTTACAGGGAAAATCGAGTAGTTTTGCCCCTTATCAACAGAGGATGCAAGAATATTTTCAACCAAAATGGAATTTATCCGATCGCCTCAGTCGCAAAGTTTATTTAGAATATAGTGATGTGCGTATAGATCAAGGAGTATCCTATCTCAAGTATCTTTCCACTCAGGATATAATCGACATTTTATTTTACTACAAATTTGAAAAATACACAAAAGGGTTAGGAGGATTTCTGCTGGGGAAATTACGTCAATGGTGGCACCGAATTTTCCCTAGTCAAAAACCTGAGTAA
- a CDS encoding S-layer homology domain-containing protein, whose translation MVKTVSKFIRYSTMITLLGILGACSGNPALENRLAADPNLQTNPIPENSPNNQQLPANFPAEIPRYSQSELLSVQTNPDNTGGQTRWQSNDPSNAIEAFYQQELVNNNWEIITPFSGEGVNSTLTARRDNLELTITITATSPNTEYSLDYRPTGTPIASPSPSPISSPLPNLNPTSFNDIESLPNPLKSHIQDLARLGVLTGNNNQFNPNNTITRREFARWLLQANNAIYANVAGKQIRLATPNSSPAFSDVKNNDPDYIYIQGLAEAGLIPSPLTGDSSALLFRPNAPLTREDLIAWKVPLDIRKALPSANLDTIKNTWGFQDTNKINPQLVRALYADFQNAEQANIRRVFGFTTLFQPKRPVTRAEAAATLWYFGFQGDGVSAADAVQGQDTQQSGVN comes from the coding sequence TTGGTAAAGACCGTGAGTAAGTTTATTCGCTACAGTACAATGATCACCCTGCTGGGTATTTTAGGAGCCTGTAGTGGCAATCCTGCCCTAGAAAATCGTCTGGCTGCCGATCCTAATCTACAAACAAATCCCATACCAGAAAACTCTCCTAATAACCAGCAATTACCCGCAAATTTTCCCGCAGAAATTCCTCGATATAGTCAATCAGAATTATTATCCGTGCAGACAAATCCTGATAATACTGGTGGGCAAACTCGTTGGCAATCCAACGATCCCAGCAATGCGATCGAGGCTTTTTATCAACAGGAATTAGTTAATAATAATTGGGAAATTATCACTCCCTTTTCTGGGGAGGGAGTTAATAGCACCTTGACAGCCCGTCGAGATAATTTAGAATTAACTATCACCATAACTGCCACTTCTCCCAATACCGAATATAGCCTCGATTATCGTCCAACGGGAACCCCGATTGCTTCCCCTAGTCCCTCCCCTATTTCTTCCCCCTTACCCAATCTTAATCCCACCAGTTTTAACGATATCGAATCCTTACCTAATCCCTTAAAAAGCCACATTCAAGACTTAGCTAGATTAGGAGTATTAACAGGTAATAACAATCAGTTTAACCCTAATAATACAATAACGCGCAGAGAATTTGCTCGCTGGTTGTTACAGGCTAATAATGCCATTTATGCTAATGTAGCGGGTAAACAAATCCGTTTAGCTACTCCCAATAGTTCCCCAGCTTTTAGTGATGTTAAAAATAACGATCCCGATTATATTTATATTCAAGGATTAGCGGAAGCGGGGTTAATTCCCTCTCCCTTAACGGGAGATAGTAGCGCCCTTTTATTCCGTCCCAATGCTCCTTTAACCCGGGAAGATTTAATCGCTTGGAAAGTGCCATTAGATATTAGAAAAGCTTTACCGAGCGCCAATCTTGATACGATTAAAAATACTTGGGGTTTTCAGGATACTAATAAAATTAACCCGCAGCTGGTGCGCGCTCTTTATGCCGATTTTCAAAATGCTGAACAAGCTAATATTCGGCGAGTTTTTGGTTTTACTACCCTATTTCAGCCAAAAAGACCAGTAACTCGCGCTGAAGCTGCCGCTACTTTATGGTATTTTGGTTTTCAGGGTGATGGTGTTTCCGCTGCCGATGCTGTGCAGGGTCAAGATACGCAACAGAGTGGGGTTAACTGA